One region of Streptomyces sp. CG4 genomic DNA includes:
- a CDS encoding salicylate synthase has protein sequence MTEQYQQTHITGPFAPLTVVAQLVGSGLLTDYVVYEQERRWYIAGNPIHDVRLDARAIHVGERTSPWSGAPWEPLHSALHEAPVSDWHAYGWLAFELASRAPTDSPLAHLMVPGTEITVTEEKLTVRTLDPDLPDRLRKAVADSPKPAGAPKPVDVHDPLGTYQGHVAHTVTEIGRGRLDKVILSRTVPVPFPVDMTATYLAGRASNTPARSFLLDLGGIQAAGFSPETVLEASGDGTVTTQPLAGTRALTGDPDVDAALRSDLLRDPKEVYEHATSVKLAVEELCSVGVPGSTRVAEFLTVRERGSVQHLASRVSTDLAPGRTAWDALSVVFPPVTASGIPKQAAYQLIRELEEERGLYAGAVLRAGADGALDAALVLRAVYQRDGHAWLRAGAGVVGASRPAREYEETCEKLRSVAPYVVPKEG, from the coding sequence ATGACCGAGCAGTATCAGCAAACCCACATCACAGGGCCGTTCGCCCCATTGACCGTCGTGGCCCAACTCGTCGGCTCCGGCCTGCTCACGGACTACGTGGTCTATGAGCAGGAGCGGCGGTGGTACATCGCGGGCAACCCGATCCACGACGTACGCCTCGACGCACGGGCGATACACGTCGGCGAGAGGACGAGTCCCTGGTCCGGAGCACCTTGGGAACCCCTGCACTCCGCCCTGCACGAGGCCCCGGTGTCCGACTGGCACGCCTACGGCTGGCTGGCGTTCGAGCTGGCGAGCCGTGCTCCCACGGACAGCCCGCTCGCCCACCTGATGGTCCCCGGCACCGAGATCACGGTGACCGAGGAGAAACTGACCGTCCGTACCCTCGACCCGGACCTCCCGGACCGCCTCCGCAAAGCGGTGGCCGACAGCCCGAAACCCGCAGGGGCCCCGAAACCGGTCGACGTCCACGACCCGCTAGGCACCTACCAGGGCCATGTCGCCCACACGGTCACCGAGATCGGCCGGGGCAGGCTCGACAAGGTCATCCTCTCGCGTACCGTCCCGGTGCCCTTCCCCGTCGACATGACCGCCACCTACCTGGCGGGCCGCGCCTCCAACACCCCCGCGCGCTCGTTCCTCCTCGACCTCGGCGGTATCCAGGCAGCGGGCTTCAGCCCGGAGACCGTGCTGGAGGCGTCCGGCGACGGCACCGTCACCACCCAGCCGCTTGCCGGGACCCGTGCGCTGACCGGCGATCCGGACGTGGACGCCGCCCTGCGGTCGGACCTGCTTCGCGACCCCAAGGAGGTCTACGAGCACGCCACGTCCGTGAAACTGGCCGTCGAGGAGCTGTGCTCGGTCGGCGTGCCCGGCAGCACCCGGGTGGCGGAGTTCCTCACGGTCAGGGAACGCGGCAGCGTCCAGCACCTCGCCTCCCGGGTCAGCACGGATCTGGCCCCCGGCCGCACCGCGTGGGACGCGCTGAGCGTGGTCTTCCCACCGGTCACGGCCTCCGGCATCCCCAAGCAGGCGGCCTACCAGCTGATCCGCGAGCTGGAGGAGGAGCGTGGCCTGTACGCGGGCGCGGTGCTGCGCGCCGGCGCCGACGGTGCACTGGACGCCGCCCTCGTCCTGCGCGCCGTCTACCAGCGGGACGGCCACGCCTGGCTGCGTGCGGGGGCCGGCGTCGTGGGGGCCTCCCGGCCCGCCCGCGAGTACGAGGAGACCTGCGAGAAGCTGCGCAGCGTCGCCCCCTACGTCGTCCCGAAGGAGGGCTGA
- a CDS encoding FAD-binding oxidoreductase, whose protein sequence is METLPGFGGRLLTPGAPGYDRARRVRNARADRRPVLIARCTDADDVIAVLAHARGHGLPVAVRGGGANVAGWGTCDDGVVIDLGGMKRIDIDPVARTAVAEPGLTWGEFDAATQEHGLAVPGPRNADVGIAGHTLGGGVGDLSRQHGLTSDNVTFFDLVTADGRHLRADADTHPDLFWALRGGGGNFGVVTRFGFRLHPVDGVVAGPLVHPAGQAPAALRTARDWLAGAPDEASLIALLWTAPPLPFVPEHLHFERCAVLVPSWFGPPEQADEVLAPLRHGTARPVADRVTRLPYTTYQRLLPSPPDVTRQHVYNRGELLTDLTDTTLDLLLGHWKTAGPNFSVVLGALGGAIRRAPAGPTAFTHRDAGWFVELCAQWYGNADSSEHLTPARSAWQALQEVTEGPYVNLLPDPEPHWVRAAYPDVTYARLARVKDTWDPDNLFRFNANIPPLAAKENDR, encoded by the coding sequence GTGGAGACACTTCCCGGATTCGGCGGCCGCCTCCTCACTCCCGGCGCGCCCGGATACGACCGGGCCCGCCGCGTCCGTAACGCCCGCGCCGACCGGCGCCCCGTCCTGATCGCCCGCTGCACCGACGCGGACGACGTGATCGCCGTCCTGGCCCACGCCCGGGGCCACGGGCTGCCCGTCGCCGTCCGGGGCGGCGGTGCCAACGTGGCGGGCTGGGGCACGTGTGACGACGGCGTGGTCATCGACCTCGGCGGCATGAAGCGGATCGACATCGACCCCGTCGCCCGGACCGCCGTCGCCGAACCCGGTCTGACGTGGGGCGAGTTCGACGCCGCAACGCAGGAGCACGGCCTTGCCGTGCCCGGCCCCCGCAACGCCGACGTCGGCATCGCCGGCCACACCCTGGGCGGCGGCGTCGGCGACCTGTCCCGCCAGCACGGGCTCACCAGCGACAACGTCACCTTCTTCGACCTGGTGACCGCCGACGGGCGCCACCTGCGCGCCGACGCCGACACCCACCCGGACCTGTTCTGGGCGCTGCGCGGAGGCGGCGGCAACTTCGGCGTCGTCACCCGCTTCGGATTCCGTCTGCACCCGGTGGACGGCGTCGTCGCCGGCCCGCTGGTCCACCCCGCAGGCCAGGCGCCCGCCGCTCTGCGGACGGCTCGCGACTGGCTGGCCGGCGCCCCGGACGAAGCCTCGCTGATCGCGCTCTTGTGGACCGCGCCGCCCCTGCCCTTCGTCCCCGAGCACCTGCACTTCGAACGGTGCGCGGTACTCGTCCCCAGCTGGTTCGGGCCGCCCGAGCAGGCCGACGAGGTGCTCGCACCCCTGCGCCACGGCACGGCCCGCCCGGTCGCCGACCGGGTCACCCGCCTCCCTTACACCACCTACCAGCGCCTGCTCCCGTCCCCGCCCGACGTCACGCGCCAGCACGTGTACAACCGCGGCGAACTCCTCACCGACCTCACCGACACCACCCTCGACCTGCTCCTCGGCCACTGGAAGACGGCGGGCCCCAACTTCTCCGTCGTCCTCGGCGCCCTCGGCGGCGCCATCAGGCGTGCCCCGGCCGGGCCCACCGCCTTCACACACCGCGACGCCGGCTGGTTCGTCGAGCTGTGCGCCCAGTGGTACGGCAACGCCGACAGCTCCGAGCACCTCACACCGGCGCGCAGTGCCTGGCAGGCACTCCAGGAGGTGACCGAAGGGCCCTACGTCAACCTTCTGCCCGACCCGGAGCCCCACTGGGTGCGCGCCGCCTACCCGGACGTCACGTACGCCCGTCTGGCCCGCGTGAAGGACACCTGGGACCCGGACAACCTCTTCCGCTTCAACGCCAACATTCCGCCCCTCGCGGCCAAGGAGAACGATCGATGA
- a CDS encoding VOC family protein, whose translation MGEGNTVLRCSHVLCKVDDVRSVVRDYEELGFTVAYGSAPERAHNALLWFEEGPFIEFFQLPPAFRLARWPMAAVHGRVAGDRLARWARAGEGWRDLALETDDTELGAVHGALRAGGVRVSRVMKGRRTRPDGDLVRYQFLATQPARLPFVVSAYDPPQRPATVHHPNGTRRISRVRLGVAERHRAAFDALAAHVEPDGTLGVEAAPGTGVVAVEVDGLAAPLDPGRLHGAVLTAPARTE comes from the coding sequence ATGGGGGAAGGGAACACCGTGCTGCGTTGCAGCCACGTCCTGTGCAAGGTCGACGACGTCAGGTCGGTCGTACGGGACTACGAAGAGCTGGGCTTCACCGTCGCCTACGGCAGCGCTCCCGAGCGCGCCCACAACGCCCTGCTGTGGTTCGAGGAAGGGCCGTTCATCGAGTTCTTCCAGCTGCCGCCCGCATTCCGCCTCGCGAGGTGGCCCATGGCCGCCGTGCACGGCAGGGTGGCCGGTGACCGGCTGGCCCGTTGGGCCCGCGCGGGCGAGGGCTGGCGTGACCTGGCACTGGAGACCGACGACACGGAACTCGGCGCAGTGCATGGGGCACTGAGGGCCGGGGGTGTCCGCGTGTCGCGCGTGATGAAGGGCCGTCGTACCCGCCCGGACGGCGACCTCGTGCGGTACCAGTTCCTCGCCACGCAGCCCGCGCGGCTGCCGTTCGTGGTCTCCGCCTACGACCCGCCGCAGCGCCCGGCTACGGTGCACCACCCCAATGGGACCCGGCGCATCAGCCGGGTCCGCCTGGGCGTGGCCGAGCGCCATCGGGCCGCCTTCGACGCGCTCGCCGCCCATGTGGAGCCGGACGGCACGCTTGGCGTCGAAGCCGCTCCCGGCACCGGAGTCGTCGCCGTCGAAGTCGACGGTCTCGCCGCACCGTTGGATCCGGGCCGACTCCACGGCGCGGTGCTGACCGCACCGGCCCGGACGGAGTAG
- a CDS encoding amino acid adenylation domain-containing protein has product MTTASTPAELIADLRQAGVQLWEEDGTLRYRAPKGTLSAERLQALKDSKTAVLECLRAEARPTALTPDPAARHEPFPLTDVQAAYLLGRNEVFGYGGVACHVYLEVNYPDLDPARTEAAFNRLVARHDMLRAVIDPAGHQRVLPTVPRLTVPVGESEEDLLRFREEMGHRVYDTTHWPLFEVRLTRTPDRAVLHLSMDFLIADWASIWLLLGEFETLHADPEDQLPVLEVEFRDYLLAERALRDSPAHQRDKDYWWSRLDTLPPAPDLPLAETDQKPRFRRRFLKLDTASWERLKDRAQRRSLTPSAVVLAAYADVIGRWSRSPHFCLNLTVLNRLPLHHQIDRVVGDFTTVSLLAVEPASGATFADRTRALAGRLFDDLDHRLCSGVEVLRELARRRGREAALMPVVFTSAIGLGDDGTGGRAEGRLDGFGITQTPQVFIDCQAMDDAEGLQVNWDVREGVFPDGLADDMFDAFDTLIRSLADGDDLWDTTDVVPLPAWQAEERRRANDTTAELPDALLHHAVLAQAAHTPDRPAVIAPGATLSYADLAVRATAVAEHLQAEGCAPGERVAVVMDKGPEQVVAVLGTLLAGAVYLPVDTAQPPLRRAAILTDAGVRHVLTQSWVDTGGPAIAVDTLAPAPRAAEPGQDGAPDAAAYVIYTSGSTGRPKGVVISHRAALNTIGDVNRRFGVTADDRVLGLAALGFDLSVYDIFGPLSVGGALVLPDPGRRTDPSHWAELIAEHGVTVWNSVPALMHMLTDYLESEPGLQVPTLRLGLLSGDWISAGLPGTLTARIPGLELIALGGATEAAIWSNYHRCEGGYEGRRSIPYGLPLANQGFRVLDAELRDCPVWVAGELYISGHGLAQGYLNDPETTDRRFVTRDGQRLYRTGDLGRYLPGGEIEFLGREDSQVKIRGHRIELGEIEAALLEHPAVAAAAVVVDGTGEERALLGAVVPAPTEQAVTGAASVKPVVSEAADAAVPGLDRDQVAEHVDAFDAAVLSSMANALRELGLFPVADGRPMQQALTEAGVAPRHHWLVRRWLAVLDDHGVGEADAPTTSRLWQHAEQAWCEEVASRDFLTYVKSHAERLPDLLTGRQDPVELLFPDGDFTTAHALYRRNATARYLNRAVAAVLEHTTTDRPLRVLEVGAGTGGTTEDALAALADRDGSYHFTDVAGFFLPEARRRFGYRESPRMSFGVFDVDADHRAQGLAPNAYDVVLAAGVLENARDICASLTRLTELVAPGGRLVLTEPTREHPWILASQAFMMTEPEDARAHGGSSYLDRDQWLALLHEAGAEEALCLPDDGHALAPQHVHLFAARLKTDRARVTGEELAAFLRERLPAHMIPTHLQTVDALPLTGNGKVDRRTLATWRPAVTDAAPRPAGEAPADALESRLATLWAGALPSGRVGRTDSFYDHGADSLIMARMAGRLREEVPDASGIPFDTLLRQLLNHPTVADLAAFLRDRGDTPAGPAVRRAGTGSNAALMSFSTLGDGPLRVMFHAGLGTMDCYRPLAARLVEQDLGPVLGVVIDDTERYLAQDPATVIERAADDYAERLLAEGHDRLQLIGYCLGGLYATEVARRLDERGVRVEDLVLISSHPVVVDVEDDLMIEILFVPNLHISLAQTGFGDIDADTVVRGFMQVIERNGGKVPLGALAEADGPAGEYFRRLASCTREERFAVYARTATEAGGQTVPPEMVAAMFRVFRQSFLSARFTPEPYAGDVRFLLPSGASGFAPGMDDTTLAFWRDVCLGELPVTAIEGNHFTCIEEPGVARVADLVAAPLRAPHRR; this is encoded by the coding sequence ATGACCACCGCTTCCACCCCGGCCGAGCTGATAGCGGACCTGCGTCAGGCGGGAGTACAGCTCTGGGAGGAGGACGGCACCCTCCGCTACCGCGCCCCCAAGGGCACCCTGAGTGCCGAACGACTCCAGGCCCTCAAGGACAGCAAGACGGCCGTACTGGAGTGTCTGCGGGCCGAGGCCCGGCCCACCGCGCTCACCCCCGATCCGGCGGCCCGCCACGAGCCGTTCCCGCTGACCGACGTACAGGCCGCCTACCTCCTCGGCCGCAACGAGGTCTTCGGCTACGGCGGCGTCGCATGCCACGTCTACCTCGAGGTGAACTACCCCGACCTGGACCCGGCCCGCACGGAGGCCGCCTTCAACCGGCTTGTCGCCCGCCACGACATGCTGCGGGCCGTCATCGATCCGGCGGGCCACCAGCGTGTCCTGCCGACCGTACCCCGGCTGACGGTCCCCGTCGGGGAGTCCGAGGAGGACCTCCTGCGGTTCCGCGAGGAGATGGGCCACCGGGTGTACGACACCACGCACTGGCCCCTGTTCGAGGTCCGCCTGACCCGCACACCCGACCGAGCGGTCCTGCACCTGTCGATGGACTTCCTCATCGCGGACTGGGCGAGCATCTGGCTCCTGCTCGGCGAGTTCGAGACCCTGCACGCAGACCCGGAGGACCAACTGCCCGTGCTGGAGGTGGAGTTCCGCGACTACCTGCTCGCCGAGCGTGCCCTGCGCGACTCCCCGGCACACCAGCGGGACAAGGACTACTGGTGGTCCCGGCTCGACACCCTGCCGCCCGCCCCGGACCTTCCGCTCGCCGAGACGGACCAGAAGCCCCGCTTCCGCCGCCGCTTCCTGAAACTGGACACGGCCTCCTGGGAGCGCCTGAAGGACCGCGCCCAGCGCCGCAGCCTGACCCCGTCCGCGGTCGTGCTCGCCGCTTACGCCGACGTGATCGGCCGCTGGAGCCGCAGCCCGCACTTCTGCCTCAACCTCACCGTCCTCAACCGGCTCCCGCTGCACCATCAGATCGACCGCGTCGTCGGCGACTTCACCACCGTCAGCCTTCTCGCCGTCGAACCGGCGTCCGGCGCCACCTTCGCCGACCGGACCCGGGCGCTCGCCGGCCGGCTCTTCGACGACCTGGACCACCGGCTCTGCTCCGGCGTGGAGGTGCTGCGCGAGCTCGCTCGCCGCCGGGGCCGCGAAGCCGCGCTGATGCCGGTCGTGTTCACCAGCGCCATCGGCCTCGGCGACGACGGAACCGGCGGCCGCGCTGAGGGCCGGCTGGACGGCTTCGGCATCACCCAGACCCCGCAGGTCTTCATCGACTGCCAGGCCATGGACGACGCCGAGGGCCTGCAGGTCAACTGGGACGTCCGCGAGGGCGTGTTCCCCGACGGCCTCGCGGACGACATGTTCGATGCCTTCGACACACTCATACGGTCCCTCGCCGACGGCGACGACCTCTGGGACACCACCGATGTCGTGCCCCTGCCCGCCTGGCAGGCCGAAGAGCGTCGCCGTGCCAACGACACCACCGCCGAACTCCCCGATGCCCTCCTGCACCACGCCGTCCTGGCCCAGGCCGCCCACACCCCCGACCGGCCCGCCGTGATCGCCCCGGGCGCGACCCTCAGCTACGCGGACCTCGCCGTCCGGGCCACCGCCGTCGCCGAACACCTGCAGGCTGAGGGCTGCGCACCAGGGGAGCGTGTCGCCGTCGTCATGGACAAGGGCCCCGAGCAGGTCGTCGCCGTCCTCGGCACCCTCCTCGCGGGTGCCGTGTACCTGCCGGTCGACACCGCGCAGCCGCCTCTGCGCCGCGCCGCCATCCTCACCGACGCCGGCGTACGGCACGTCCTGACCCAGTCCTGGGTGGACACCGGTGGCCCCGCGATCGCCGTCGACACGCTCGCCCCCGCACCCCGTGCCGCCGAGCCCGGACAGGACGGGGCCCCGGACGCCGCCGCCTACGTCATCTACACCTCCGGCTCCACGGGCCGGCCCAAGGGTGTCGTCATCAGCCACCGGGCCGCCCTCAACACCATCGGGGACGTGAACCGGCGCTTCGGCGTCACCGCAGACGACCGCGTACTGGGCCTGGCGGCCCTCGGCTTCGACCTGTCGGTGTACGACATCTTCGGCCCCCTGTCGGTCGGTGGCGCCCTCGTCCTGCCCGACCCCGGGCGCCGCACCGACCCCTCCCACTGGGCGGAGCTGATCGCCGAGCACGGTGTCACCGTCTGGAACTCGGTCCCGGCGCTGATGCACATGCTCACCGACTATCTGGAGAGCGAGCCGGGTCTGCAGGTGCCCACCCTCCGTCTCGGCCTGCTCTCCGGCGACTGGATTTCCGCCGGCCTGCCCGGCACGCTCACTGCCCGCATACCCGGGCTGGAGCTGATCGCGCTGGGCGGCGCCACCGAGGCCGCCATCTGGTCGAACTACCACCGCTGCGAGGGAGGTTACGAGGGCCGCAGGAGCATCCCGTACGGCCTGCCGCTCGCCAACCAGGGCTTCCGCGTGCTGGACGCCGAGCTGCGCGACTGCCCGGTGTGGGTCGCCGGGGAGCTGTACATCAGCGGCCACGGACTCGCCCAGGGGTATCTGAATGATCCCGAGACCACGGACCGCCGGTTCGTCACGCGCGACGGCCAACGCCTCTACCGCACCGGCGACCTGGGCCGCTACCTGCCGGGCGGGGAGATCGAGTTCCTGGGCCGCGAGGACAGCCAGGTCAAGATACGCGGCCACCGCATCGAGCTGGGCGAGATCGAGGCGGCGCTGCTGGAGCACCCGGCCGTGGCGGCAGCAGCGGTCGTCGTGGACGGTACGGGCGAGGAACGAGCGCTCCTCGGCGCGGTCGTCCCCGCGCCGACGGAGCAGGCAGTCACAGGTGCCGCATCTGTGAAGCCCGTTGTGAGTGAGGCAGCAGACGCCGCAGTGCCCGGCCTGGACCGTGACCAGGTGGCCGAACACGTCGACGCCTTCGACGCCGCCGTTCTGTCCTCGATGGCGAACGCGCTGCGCGAGCTGGGCCTGTTCCCGGTGGCGGACGGCCGACCGATGCAGCAGGCTCTGACGGAGGCCGGTGTCGCGCCGCGCCACCACTGGCTGGTGCGGCGCTGGCTCGCCGTACTGGACGACCACGGCGTCGGTGAGGCTGACGCGCCGACCACCTCACGCCTGTGGCAGCACGCCGAGCAGGCCTGGTGCGAGGAGGTCGCCTCCCGGGACTTCCTGACCTACGTCAAGAGCCACGCCGAGCGCCTGCCCGACCTGCTGACCGGCCGCCAGGATCCCGTCGAACTCCTCTTCCCCGACGGCGACTTCACGACCGCACACGCGCTGTACCGCCGCAACGCCACGGCTCGCTACCTCAACCGCGCCGTCGCCGCCGTTCTGGAACACACCACGACAGACCGTCCGCTGCGTGTTCTCGAAGTGGGCGCCGGGACGGGCGGTACCACCGAGGACGCCCTGGCGGCGCTCGCGGACAGGGACGGCTCGTACCACTTCACGGACGTGGCGGGCTTCTTCCTGCCCGAGGCCCGCCGCCGCTTCGGCTACCGCGAGAGCCCGCGCATGAGCTTCGGCGTCTTCGACGTGGACGCCGACCACCGCGCGCAGGGCCTCGCCCCGAACGCGTACGACGTCGTGCTGGCCGCGGGCGTGCTGGAGAACGCCCGCGACATCTGCGCGTCCCTGACCCGGCTCACCGAACTCGTCGCGCCGGGCGGCCGGCTCGTGCTGACCGAACCCACCCGTGAGCACCCGTGGATCCTGGCCTCGCAGGCGTTCATGATGACCGAACCCGAGGACGCCCGCGCCCACGGTGGCAGCTCATACCTCGACCGCGACCAGTGGCTCGCGCTGCTGCACGAGGCGGGCGCCGAAGAGGCGCTCTGCCTGCCGGACGACGGGCACGCTCTGGCCCCGCAGCACGTCCACCTCTTCGCGGCCCGGCTGAAGACCGACCGAGCGCGGGTCACCGGGGAAGAACTCGCCGCCTTCCTGCGTGAACGGCTGCCCGCCCACATGATCCCCACTCACCTCCAGACCGTCGACGCCCTTCCGCTCACCGGCAACGGCAAGGTCGACCGCCGTACGCTCGCCACCTGGCGGCCCGCCGTCACCGACGCCGCACCCCGGCCCGCCGGTGAAGCACCCGCCGACGCCCTGGAGTCCCGGCTCGCCACGCTCTGGGCCGGGGCGCTGCCCAGCGGACGCGTGGGCCGCACCGACAGCTTCTACGACCACGGCGCCGACTCCCTGATCATGGCGCGGATGGCGGGACGGCTGCGCGAGGAGGTCCCCGACGCGTCCGGCATCCCCTTCGACACGCTGCTGCGGCAGTTGCTCAACCACCCGACCGTCGCCGACCTCGCCGCTTTCCTGCGCGACCGCGGGGACACACCCGCCGGACCGGCCGTGCGCCGCGCCGGCACCGGCAGCAACGCCGCCCTGATGTCCTTCAGCACCTTGGGCGACGGCCCGCTGCGGGTGATGTTCCACGCCGGGCTCGGCACCATGGACTGCTACCGTCCGCTGGCCGCCCGCCTGGTCGAGCAGGACCTCGGCCCGGTCCTCGGCGTCGTCATCGACGACACCGAGCGCTACCTCGCGCAGGATCCGGCCACCGTCATCGAGCGCGCCGCCGACGACTACGCCGAACGCCTGCTGGCCGAGGGCCACGACCGGCTCCAGCTCATCGGCTACTGCCTGGGCGGCCTGTACGCCACCGAGGTGGCCCGCCGCCTCGACGAACGGGGCGTGCGCGTCGAGGACCTCGTGCTCATCAGCAGCCACCCGGTCGTCGTCGACGTCGAGGACGACCTGATGATCGAGATCCTGTTCGTGCCCAACCTGCACATCTCGCTCGCTCAGACGGGATTCGGCGACATCGACGCCGACACCGTCGTCCGCGGCTTCATGCAGGTCATCGAGCGCAACGGCGGCAAGGTCCCGCTGGGCGCGCTGGCCGAGGCCGACGGCCCCGCCGGTGAGTACTTCCGGCGCCTTGCCTCCTGCACCCGCGAAGAGAGGTTCGCCGTGTACGCCCGGACCGCCACCGAGGCCGGTGGACAGACCGTGCCGCCGGAGATGGTCGCCGCGATGTTCCGGGTCTTCCGGCAGAGCTTCCTGTCGGCCCGGTTCACCCCGGAACCGTACGCGGGCGACGTCCGCTTCCTGCTGCCGAGCGGCGCCTCCGGCTTCGCACCCGGCATGGACGACACCACCCTCGCCTTCTGGCGGGACGTGTGCCTCGGTGAGCTGCCCGTCACCGCGATCGAAGGCAACCACTTCACCTGCATCGAAGAGCCCGGCGTCGCCCGCGTCGCCGACCTCGTGGCCGCCCCGCTGCGCGCGCCCCACCGCCGTTGA
- a CDS encoding (2,3-dihydroxybenzoyl)adenylate synthase, which translates to MLDGFTPWPVAFAGHYRTRGYWTGRTLGSLLRDRAAAAPDAVAVVDGHRKWTYRELDLRADRLATGLHDLGIAPGDRVVVHLPNIAEFLELSFALFRLGAVPVMALPAHREAEIAHLLTLSEAVAYVVPDTHLGFDHRSLARAAREKAPSLRHVLVVGDAEEFTSLASLSAEPRTLPEPDPSDVALLLLSGGTTGAPKLIPRTHDDYLYNAAASAAVTGLSPNTRYLAALPVAHNFPLACPGLLGTLHAGGTVVMCPSPSPDAAFPLIAAERVTVTALVPSLALLWLEAAEWSEDDLDSLELLQVGGSRLKAETARRVTPGLGCRLQQVFGMAEGLLCYTRLDDPEELVLDSQGRPLCPGDEIRIIATDDRDVPDGEVGELLVRGPYTLRGYYKAAEHNTRAFTEDGYYRSGDLVRRLPTGHLVVEGRIKDVINRGGEKVPVEEVENHLLAHPAVHDAALIGLPDDRLGERSCACVVPRGAPPSRVELATHLTARGLAAYKLPDELRVLPSFPRTALGKVDKAALIRQVSA; encoded by the coding sequence ATGCTCGACGGCTTCACGCCCTGGCCCGTGGCGTTCGCCGGCCACTACCGGACGCGCGGCTACTGGACCGGCCGCACCCTCGGCTCCCTGCTCCGTGACCGGGCCGCCGCCGCGCCCGACGCGGTCGCCGTCGTGGACGGGCACCGGAAGTGGACGTATCGCGAACTCGACCTGCGCGCCGACCGGCTGGCGACCGGACTGCACGATCTGGGCATCGCCCCCGGCGACCGGGTCGTCGTGCACCTGCCGAACATCGCCGAGTTCCTGGAACTGAGCTTCGCCCTGTTCCGGCTCGGCGCCGTCCCCGTCATGGCGCTGCCCGCCCACCGCGAGGCCGAGATCGCCCACCTGCTCACCCTGTCGGAGGCGGTGGCGTACGTCGTCCCGGACACCCACCTCGGCTTCGACCACCGGTCTCTCGCCCGCGCCGCACGAGAGAAGGCGCCCAGCCTGCGTCACGTACTCGTCGTCGGCGACGCGGAGGAGTTCACTTCGCTGGCGTCCCTGTCCGCCGAGCCGCGGACGCTCCCGGAGCCGGACCCGTCCGACGTGGCGCTGCTGCTTCTGTCCGGCGGCACCACCGGTGCACCCAAGCTGATCCCGCGCACCCACGACGACTACCTCTACAACGCCGCCGCCAGCGCCGCCGTGACCGGTCTGAGCCCGAACACCCGCTATCTGGCGGCGCTGCCCGTCGCTCACAACTTCCCCCTGGCCTGCCCCGGTCTGCTGGGCACCCTCCACGCGGGCGGCACCGTCGTGATGTGTCCGTCGCCGAGCCCGGACGCAGCGTTCCCGCTGATCGCCGCTGAACGCGTCACCGTCACCGCGCTCGTCCCGTCCCTCGCCCTGCTGTGGCTGGAGGCAGCGGAGTGGTCGGAGGACGACCTGGACAGCCTCGAACTGCTCCAGGTGGGCGGCTCCCGCCTCAAGGCCGAGACCGCCCGGCGCGTCACCCCGGGACTGGGCTGCCGTCTGCAGCAGGTGTTCGGCATGGCCGAGGGGTTGCTGTGCTACACCCGCCTCGACGATCCGGAGGAACTGGTCCTCGACTCCCAGGGCCGCCCCCTCTGTCCGGGCGACGAGATCCGCATCATCGCCACCGACGACCGGGACGTGCCGGACGGCGAGGTGGGGGAGCTGCTGGTGCGCGGCCCGTACACGCTCCGGGGCTATTACAAGGCTGCCGAACACAACACCAGGGCGTTCACCGAAGACGGCTACTACCGCAGCGGCGACCTGGTGCGTCGCCTCCCCACCGGGCACCTCGTCGTGGAGGGCCGCATCAAGGACGTCATCAATCGCGGCGGGGAAAAGGTCCCCGTCGAGGAGGTGGAGAACCACCTCCTCGCTCACCCGGCCGTCCACGACGCGGCCCTGATCGGCCTGCCCGACGACCGTCTGGGGGAGCGTTCCTGCGCCTGCGTCGTCCCGCGCGGCGCTCCGCCCAGCCGCGTCGAGCTGGCCACTCACCTCACCGCCCGCGGACTCGCCGCCTACAAACTCCCCGACGAGCTCCGGGTGCTCCCGTCCTTCCCCCGCACCGCCCTCGGCAAGGTGGACAAGGCCGCGCTCATCCGGCAGGTGAGCGCGTGA